The following proteins come from a genomic window of Salvia hispanica cultivar TCC Black 2014 chromosome 4, UniMelb_Shisp_WGS_1.0, whole genome shotgun sequence:
- the LOC125223150 gene encoding dolichyl-diphosphooligosaccharide--protein glycosyltransferase subunit 1A-like isoform X1: MNRDLSLLFIFGFFSLFSNVCSDLVISKLDRQIDLSSQIVRFTTSLKLENNGAKAVSKVLLPYPENQAENLAFLLVTITEGKGKTKTSSDRLPVDVIHPEGMPPSLTWYAVSLPKELSKGGSLTLEVKAVFTHLLTPFPEKITQADAQLVAFQDSAHYLSPYAVKVQSLTVKLPEPKVESYTKLENTKFSGSEIKYGPYENIPPFSLPTIMVHFANNKPFSVAQELVREIEVSHWGNVQVTENYNLIHAGAELKGEFSRLDYEERPHVRGASALRSLVARLPARAHSIYYRDEIGNISTSNVYSDSVKTLLEIEPRYPMFGGWRTTFTIGYGLPLQDFLFKSEGKRFLDITFGCPMNDMVIENIYVKVVLPEGSKDISVVAPFPSKETREIKLSHLDIAGRPVVVLEKKNVVPEHNQNFQVYYRFSSLSLLREPLMLVFGFFLFFVACIAYVHADFTISKSSSSYIAKLQWDEVQTATQQFQNIMSCVLVIHDKLDASLRDLSRTGDVQACKAARKTADSILKELTKELKPLLSFLQSSPQALHIVPKVDELVVKEKELQEKVMLKHSTVVDSYEKKSGGRDIDKRVAAVQQKITLLRQEVDDLLEVIDEI; encoded by the exons ATGAATCGCGATCTCTCTCTACTCTTCATTTTCGGATTTTTCTCGCTTTTCTCCAATGTCTGCTCCGATCTCGTGATTTCCAAATTGGATCGCCAG ATCGATTTATCATCACAGATAGTTCGATTCACTACATCGCTCAAG CTAGAAAATAATGGCGCCAAAGCAGTATCAAAGGTTTTGTTGCCCTACCCTGAAAATCAAGCAGAGAACTTGGCTTTCCTTTTGGTGACAATTACTGAAgggaaaggaaaaacaaagaCTTCTTCTGACAGGTTGCCTGTTGATGTTATACATCCTGAAGGAATGCCCCCATCATTGACTTGGTATGCTGTCTCTTTGCCTAAGGAACTGAGTAAAGGAGGAAGCTTGACTTTGGAGGTTAAAGCTGTATTCACTCATCTACTGACGCCGTTCCCTGAGAAGATAACTCAGGCTGATGCTCAGCTAGTTGCCTTCCAAGATAGTGCACATTATCTCTCTCCTTATGCAGTGAAGGTCCAGTCACTCACTGTAAAATTACCCGAGccaaaagttgagtcgtatacAAAATTGGAGAATACCAAGTTTTCTGGTTCAGAAATAAAATACGGTCCTTATGAGAATATCCCTCCTTTCTCACTTCCAACAATTATGGTGCACTTTGCAAACAATAAACCATTTTCGGTTGCTCAAGAGTTGGTGCGTGAGATAGAGGTTTCCCATTGGGGAAATGTGCAAGTCACAGAAAACTATAATCTCATTCATGCTGGTGCTGAGCTTAAGGGAGAGTTCTCAAG ACTGGACTATGAGGAACGACCCCATGTTAGAGGGGCATCAGCACTAAGAAGTCTTGTCGCTAGACTACCAGCAAGAGCCCATTCTATTTACTACAGGGATGAGATTGGGAACATTTCTACTTCCAATGTATATAGTGATTCAGTAAAG ACGCTTCTTGAAATTGAGCCGCGGTACCCAATGTTTGGTGGTTGGAGAACAACTTTCACAATTGGATATGGGTTGCCACTTCAAGATTTCTTGTTCAAGTCAGAGGGAAAACGTTTCCTAGATATCACGTTTGGTTGTCCAATGAATGATATGGTCATTGAAAATATCTACGTGAAG GTCGTTTTGCCAGAGGGGTCAAAGGATATTTCTGTTGTGGCTCCATTTCCTAGCAAAGAGACTCGAGAG ATAAAACTTTCACACCTCGACATTGCTGGAAGACCAGTCGTTGTATTGGAAAAAAAGAATGTTGTCCCGgaacataatcaaaatttccaG GTTTACTACAGGTTCAGCAGTTTATCTCTCCTCCGAGAGCCATTGATGCTGGTTTTTggatttttcctcttttttgtCGCATGCATAGCATATGTGCATGCAGACTTCACAATCTCCAAGTCTTCATCTTCTTATATAGCAAAACTTCAATGGGACGAG GTCCAAACTGCAACCCAGCAGTTCCAGAACATCATGAGCTGTGTATTGGTCATTCACGACAAGCTAGATGCCTCTCTGCGTGACCTTTCAAGGACAGGCGACGTGCAGGCTTGCAAAGCAGCACGCAAAACTGCAGACTCTATTCTTAAGGAACTAACGAAGGAATTGAAACCTTTGTTGTCGTTCTTGCAATCTTCTCCGCAGGCGCTTCATATAGTGCCCAAG GTGGACGAATTGGTGGTGAAGGAGAAGGAACTGCAAGAGAAGGTGATGCTGAAACACTCCACGGTCGTGGATTCTTACGAGAAGAAGTCCGGTGGTCGGGACATCGACAAGCGCGTCGCAGCGGTTCAGCAGAAAATCACACTCTTGAGACAGGAAGTTGATGATCTTCTTGAAGTAATCGACGAGATATAA
- the LOC125223150 gene encoding dolichyl-diphosphooligosaccharide--protein glycosyltransferase subunit 1A-like isoform X2 has protein sequence MPPSLTWYAVSLPKELSKGGSLTLEVKAVFTHLLTPFPEKITQADAQLVAFQDSAHYLSPYAVKVQSLTVKLPEPKVESYTKLENTKFSGSEIKYGPYENIPPFSLPTIMVHFANNKPFSVAQELVREIEVSHWGNVQVTENYNLIHAGAELKGEFSRLDYEERPHVRGASALRSLVARLPARAHSIYYRDEIGNISTSNVYSDSVKTLLEIEPRYPMFGGWRTTFTIGYGLPLQDFLFKSEGKRFLDITFGCPMNDMVIENIYVKVVLPEGSKDISVVAPFPSKETREIKLSHLDIAGRPVVVLEKKNVVPEHNQNFQVYYRFSSLSLLREPLMLVFGFFLFFVACIAYVHADFTISKSSSSYIAKLQWDEVQTATQQFQNIMSCVLVIHDKLDASLRDLSRTGDVQACKAARKTADSILKELTKELKPLLSFLQSSPQALHIVPKVDELVVKEKELQEKVMLKHSTVVDSYEKKSGGRDIDKRVAAVQQKITLLRQEVDDLLEVIDEI, from the exons ATGCCCCCATCATTGACTTGGTATGCTGTCTCTTTGCCTAAGGAACTGAGTAAAGGAGGAAGCTTGACTTTGGAGGTTAAAGCTGTATTCACTCATCTACTGACGCCGTTCCCTGAGAAGATAACTCAGGCTGATGCTCAGCTAGTTGCCTTCCAAGATAGTGCACATTATCTCTCTCCTTATGCAGTGAAGGTCCAGTCACTCACTGTAAAATTACCCGAGccaaaagttgagtcgtatacAAAATTGGAGAATACCAAGTTTTCTGGTTCAGAAATAAAATACGGTCCTTATGAGAATATCCCTCCTTTCTCACTTCCAACAATTATGGTGCACTTTGCAAACAATAAACCATTTTCGGTTGCTCAAGAGTTGGTGCGTGAGATAGAGGTTTCCCATTGGGGAAATGTGCAAGTCACAGAAAACTATAATCTCATTCATGCTGGTGCTGAGCTTAAGGGAGAGTTCTCAAG ACTGGACTATGAGGAACGACCCCATGTTAGAGGGGCATCAGCACTAAGAAGTCTTGTCGCTAGACTACCAGCAAGAGCCCATTCTATTTACTACAGGGATGAGATTGGGAACATTTCTACTTCCAATGTATATAGTGATTCAGTAAAG ACGCTTCTTGAAATTGAGCCGCGGTACCCAATGTTTGGTGGTTGGAGAACAACTTTCACAATTGGATATGGGTTGCCACTTCAAGATTTCTTGTTCAAGTCAGAGGGAAAACGTTTCCTAGATATCACGTTTGGTTGTCCAATGAATGATATGGTCATTGAAAATATCTACGTGAAG GTCGTTTTGCCAGAGGGGTCAAAGGATATTTCTGTTGTGGCTCCATTTCCTAGCAAAGAGACTCGAGAG ATAAAACTTTCACACCTCGACATTGCTGGAAGACCAGTCGTTGTATTGGAAAAAAAGAATGTTGTCCCGgaacataatcaaaatttccaG GTTTACTACAGGTTCAGCAGTTTATCTCTCCTCCGAGAGCCATTGATGCTGGTTTTTggatttttcctcttttttgtCGCATGCATAGCATATGTGCATGCAGACTTCACAATCTCCAAGTCTTCATCTTCTTATATAGCAAAACTTCAATGGGACGAG GTCCAAACTGCAACCCAGCAGTTCCAGAACATCATGAGCTGTGTATTGGTCATTCACGACAAGCTAGATGCCTCTCTGCGTGACCTTTCAAGGACAGGCGACGTGCAGGCTTGCAAAGCAGCACGCAAAACTGCAGACTCTATTCTTAAGGAACTAACGAAGGAATTGAAACCTTTGTTGTCGTTCTTGCAATCTTCTCCGCAGGCGCTTCATATAGTGCCCAAG GTGGACGAATTGGTGGTGAAGGAGAAGGAACTGCAAGAGAAGGTGATGCTGAAACACTCCACGGTCGTGGATTCTTACGAGAAGAAGTCCGGTGGTCGGGACATCGACAAGCGCGTCGCAGCGGTTCAGCAGAAAATCACACTCTTGAGACAGGAAGTTGATGATCTTCTTGAAGTAATCGACGAGATATAA
- the LOC125220804 gene encoding uncharacterized protein LOC125220804, with protein MEKMRSFMEVLPLSLMTFFDEWEVRVSIILSLVLQILLITLGGRRKYICRLWIRFILWSAYLLADWVAVVSLGIISKNTLDKCHNKINDEPGIELRWFWAQFFLLHLGGPDTITAYSLEDNELWLRHLVGMVIQTGLAFYVLLVASPGSDLLPSLSALIFIAGGIKYGERLSTLCAANSENFRDSMLPEPDPGPNYAKFMGEYALKEAEGFSVSVDEVEERHVPAQHNFPNEPGVREAYDLFLTFKRLFADTILSFQDRDRSTSYFMTLSGEKAFEVVEIELGFMFDELYTKASTVYNLTGCFLKMITFSLMLIAWMVFIFVCDKAKYKVLDLVITHLLLGVAVFLEIYAVSALVNSDWTRRLRKPVKKRWSEKAAQHNLLDLCVGNKFAVCLEWHKSFVDVSIDLKKLIFEELKSYTNCSAAAMWNRRGSFTLKKYPSLRLGEMKEIEFDQRILLWHIATDLCYSLEPPDNESREAELAGHSKHISEYMLYLLIVYPFMLPMGIGMIRFRDTCAEARVFFRERGAMISKKDKACKKLLEVTTQVPPAKVKGDRSKTVLFDACELAKSLLDVKIQSQRWEIISKVWVEMLAHAATNCSANHHAHQLRKGGELLSHVWLLMAHLGITEQFQISQGHARAKMRAR; from the exons ATGGAGAAGATGAGAAGCTTTATGGAAGTGCTTCCACTAAGTTTGATGACATTCTTCGACGAATGGGAAGTCAGGGTGTCCATCATCCTCAGCCTCGTCTTGCAGATTTTGCTGATCACTCTGGGTGGTCGCAGGAAATATATATGCAGACTTTGGATCCGATTCATTCTCTGGTCTGCTTACTTATTGGCAGATTGGGTGGCTGTCGTCTCGCTTGGCATTATCTCGAAGAACACCCTTGATAAGTGCCACAACAAGATTAATGATGAACCCGGGATTGAACTGAGGTGGTTCTGGGCTCAGTTCTTTCTGCTGCATTTAGGCGGCCCCGACACCATCACAGCGTACTCTCTTGAAGACAATGAGCTGTGGCTGAGACATTTGGTGGGGATGGTGATTCAAACTGGCCTTGCTTTCTATGTACTACTTGTTGCTTCCCCCGGCTCGGATTTGCTTCCCTCTTTGAGTGCCCTCATCTTTATAGCGGGTGGAATTAAGTACGGAGAGCGTTTGTCCACGCTCTGTGCAGCCAATAGTGAGAATTTCCGTGACTCTATGCTCCCAGAGCCTGATCCGGGGCCCAACTACGCGAAATTCATGGGGGAATACGCGTTGAAGGAGGCTGAAGGGTTCAGTGTTAGTGTGGATGAGGTTGAAGAAAGACATGTTCCTGCTCAGCACAATTTCCCCAATGAACCAGGTGTACGAGAAGCTTATGACCTATTCTTGACGTTTAAGCGCCTCTTTGCTGACACAATCTTGAGCTTTCAAGATCGTGACAGAAGCACATCCTACTTCATGACGCTGTCGGGGGAGAAAGCTTTTGAGGTTGTTGAGATTGAGCTTGGATTCATGTTTGATGAGCTCTACACGAAAGCATCCACAGTCTACAATCTCACGGGATGTTTCCTTAAGATGATTACTTTCTCGCTCATGCTCATTGCATGGATGGTGTTCATCTTCGTGTGCGATAAAGCCAAGTACAAGGTGTTGGACTTGGTGATCACTCACTTGTTGCTTGGGGTGGCTGTCTTCTTAGAGATATACGCTGTTAGTGCTCTCGTGAACTCAGATTGGACGCGTAGGCTCAGG AAGCCAGTCAAGAAGAGATGGTCGGAGAAAGCTGCTCAACACAATCTACTTGATCTTTGTGTCGGAAACAAATTTGCAGTGTGCCTAGAA TGGCACAAGTCGTTTGTCGACGTCTCCATAGATCTGAAAAAGCTAATATTCGAGGAGTTGAAGAGCTACACAAATTGCTCTGCTGCTGCTATGTGGAATAGAAGGGGAAGTTTCACTCTTAAAAAGTATCCCTCCCTCCGTCTTGGTGAGATGAAAGAGATAGAATTTGACCAGAGGATCCTCCTCTGGCACATCGCTACGGACCTCTGCTATTCGCTGGAACCACCCGACAACGAAAGCAGGGAGGCTGAACTTGCAGGCCACAGCAAGCACATATCTGAATACATGCTGTATCTCCTCATTGTCTACCCTTTCATGCTGCCAATGGGGATCGGGATGATAAGGTTCCGGGACACGTGTGCTGAGGCAAGAGTGTTTTTTAGAGAGAGGGGCGCGATGATATCCAAGAAAGACAAGGCGTGCAAGAAGCTGCTGGAGGTGACCACCCAAGTGCCACCGGCTAAAGTGAAGGGCGACCGGAGCAAAACCGTGCTGTTCGATGCTTGTGAACTGGCTAAGTCTCTCTTAGATGTGAAGATACAGTCGCAGAGGTGGGAGATTATAAGCAAAGTGTGGGTGGAGATGCTGGCTCATGCCGCCACAAATTGCAGCGCCAACCACCACGCCCACCAGCTGCGGAAGGGGGGAGAACTGCTAAGCCATGTATGGCTTCTCATGGCACATTTAGGCATCACTGAGCAGTTCCAGATATCTCAAGGTCATGCTAGAGCTAAAATGAGGGCACGTTAG